The following are encoded together in the Tatumella ptyseos genome:
- a CDS encoding Flp family type IVb pilin, with amino-acid sequence MKDKIMYGVVYSQNMVGQTVGKMKDKLSKEDGVTAIEYAVIAVAISAMLLTVFGNKDGSFIKAITDKFADLNTNIKGTIP; translated from the coding sequence ATGAAAGATAAAATTATGTACGGAGTGGTCTATAGTCAAAATATGGTTGGCCAAACCGTAGGGAAAATGAAGGATAAGCTTAGCAAAGAAGATGGTGTGACAGCAATTGAGTATGCAGTTATTGCTGTTGCAATAAGTGCGATGCTTCTGACTGTATTTGGTAATAAAGATGGATCGTTCATCAAAGCTATCACGGACAAATTTGCCGATCTGAATACTAATATTAAAGGAACGATTCCTTAA
- a CDS encoding A24 family peptidase, with protein sequence MFYLIAVILIRIGYTDIRFRIIENKCVLIILLINVFKFFIGNEEIYLYSSFLIFSVGLVCILTNCVGAGDIKLLTVLGMVFPPREIPDFIFLVTVSGLPLILIVFLLHRFSKGKFSKTLPYGVAIISGYLLKVLM encoded by the coding sequence ATGTTTTACTTGATAGCGGTTATCCTTATCAGGATAGGTTATACAGATATTAGATTTAGGATAATAGAAAATAAATGCGTCCTAATCATACTATTAATTAACGTATTTAAATTTTTTATCGGTAACGAAGAAATTTATCTTTATTCTTCTTTTCTAATTTTTTCGGTAGGGCTTGTCTGTATATTAACTAATTGCGTTGGGGCGGGGGATATCAAGTTACTTACAGTGTTAGGGATGGTGTTTCCACCACGGGAAATACCCGACTTTATATTTTTGGTTACTGTTTCAGGTTTACCTCTAATTTTAATTGTTTTTCTTTTGCACCGCTTCTCAAAAGGGAAGTTTTCAAAGACACTTCCTTACGGTGTAGCAATAATTAGCGGGTATTTACTTAAAGTATTAATGTAA
- a CDS encoding type II and III secretion system protein family protein, producing MGRNKSGSGKYISLIRLMLLFFFMLPITSQAETIYLSKGGARTIKSNTPIDTVFTTDSNVVNYNMISDNEVVIYGVDNGDGEILIVQNDVTRNIKVTVDPLMGKLTKQVEDQFVGSSIGIKKVGDSYILTGTAADEESRDAIYQIVGEALGLERSELKTSFNSSGNGDQLQQDNIGYLSQYTYRKLQNKINLPFANQVNVKISIVELNRNYSDALGIEWGQAMDVGSFVLNKLKFDATQLTSVINALGNESVARVLAEPNLSVLSGETADFLVGGEIPILTSSSNGSSVEYKEVGIKMLIAAKVENSQKVRLTLSQEVSNVDSNNISKTNELVLPSIKSRKSRTTIELADGESFVLAGLLSESEKEILKKVPYIGDIPVLGAFFRSTSSQRERTELVVVATVNLVRPISSAQVTLPNWQRSTLLERYLNIGGSTNQTSKKSVVEFLEQGGFIY from the coding sequence ATGGGAAGAAATAAATCAGGAAGTGGAAAATATATATCGTTAATTCGGTTGATGTTGCTGTTTTTTTTCATGCTTCCCATTACTAGTCAAGCTGAAACGATCTACCTTTCGAAAGGTGGAGCGAGAACCATCAAGAGTAATACTCCCATTGATACTGTTTTTACGACCGACTCTAATGTCGTTAATTATAATATGATTAGCGATAATGAAGTGGTTATATATGGTGTTGATAACGGCGATGGAGAGATTTTAATCGTACAGAATGATGTGACACGTAATATTAAAGTCACCGTTGATCCTCTAATGGGTAAGTTAACTAAGCAAGTTGAAGACCAATTTGTTGGGTCGAGTATAGGTATTAAAAAAGTAGGTGATAGCTATATTTTGACAGGCACAGCAGCAGATGAAGAGAGCCGAGATGCTATTTATCAAATTGTGGGAGAGGCCTTAGGCCTTGAACGTAGCGAGCTGAAAACTTCTTTTAATAGTAGTGGCAACGGCGACCAATTACAGCAAGATAATATAGGCTACTTAAGTCAATACACATATCGAAAACTACAAAATAAAATAAATTTACCTTTTGCTAATCAGGTCAACGTGAAAATTTCTATTGTAGAGTTAAATAGAAATTACAGCGATGCACTCGGGATAGAGTGGGGCCAGGCAATGGATGTCGGCAGTTTTGTGTTGAATAAATTAAAATTTGATGCAACCCAGCTCACCTCAGTCATTAATGCCTTAGGTAATGAGTCTGTGGCAAGAGTACTGGCTGAACCTAATCTCTCAGTTCTTTCAGGTGAAACTGCTGATTTTCTAGTAGGCGGTGAAATCCCTATCCTAACAAGTTCTTCCAATGGCAGTTCGGTGGAATATAAGGAAGTGGGAATTAAGATGTTGATTGCCGCAAAAGTTGAGAATAGCCAAAAAGTGAGATTAACGCTCTCTCAGGAAGTCAGTAATGTCGACAGTAACAATATTAGTAAAACTAACGAACTGGTTTTACCATCAATTAAGTCAAGAAAATCAAGAACAACCATAGAACTTGCGGATGGTGAAAGTTTTGTACTAGCCGGTTTATTGAGTGAGTCTGAAAAAGAGATTTTGAAGAAAGTTCCTTATATTGGTGATATTCCTGTGTTAGGTGCTTTCTTTCGTTCGACATCTTCGCAACGTGAGCGAACTGAGTTAGTAGTAGTTGCAACCGTTAACTTAGTACGCCCAATTTCGTCGGCACAAGTAACCTTACCTAATTGGCAACGCAGTACTTTGTTAGAACGATATCTCAATATTGGAGGGTCGACGAATCAAACATCTAAAAAATCTGTCGTGGAATTTCTTGAGCAGGGAGGATTTATTTACTAA
- a CDS encoding CpaF family protein: protein MADKFDDVAKQLRGMVLPELDIDIIENLLSDRTALIREISKTVQRVSVERNLYLPSENTQILSAAIADEILGVGPLRELMEDPTVSDILVNGPDKIFVERSGKLVRTNKRFIDNQQLTEIAKRLVNRVGRRIDESQPLVDARMSDGSRLNVVINPITLDGTSISIRKFSTVSRTLKDLVSWGAMNEQMANFLALAVGCQANIIISGGTGSGKTTLLNALSRHINSDERIITLEDAAELKLQQEHVVRLETKMAGVESSGQVTMRDLMINTLRMRPDRIIVGECRGGETFEMLQAMNTGHDGSMTTLHANSPRDAVARLENMVMMAGLNLPLESIRRNISSAVNLLIQANRLHDGSRKITHITEIMGLEGDTIILQDIFTFQIAESVNGKVQGKFVTPGLSTRSNVYTRAKMHSKENYLKQIFG from the coding sequence ATGGCAGATAAATTCGATGACGTAGCGAAGCAGTTGAGAGGAATGGTTTTACCTGAGTTAGATATCGATATCATTGAAAACCTTCTTAGTGATCGTACTGCCCTGATCCGGGAAATATCCAAGACTGTACAACGCGTAAGCGTCGAACGAAACCTCTATCTACCTTCCGAAAATACCCAGATTCTCTCGGCAGCGATTGCCGATGAAATTCTAGGTGTTGGGCCACTGCGGGAGCTTATGGAAGACCCAACCGTGAGTGATATTTTGGTGAACGGGCCAGATAAAATTTTCGTCGAACGCAGTGGAAAGTTGGTTAGAACGAATAAACGTTTCATCGACAATCAACAATTGACGGAGATTGCTAAACGTCTTGTTAACCGAGTGGGGCGTCGTATCGATGAATCACAGCCACTGGTTGATGCAAGGATGAGTGACGGTAGTCGTTTAAATGTCGTGATTAATCCCATTACGTTGGATGGTACCTCAATTTCCATTCGTAAATTCAGCACGGTCTCTCGGACGTTAAAGGATTTAGTCAGTTGGGGGGCAATGAATGAGCAAATGGCGAATTTTTTAGCCTTAGCAGTTGGCTGCCAAGCGAACATTATAATCTCGGGAGGAACAGGTTCAGGTAAGACGACATTATTAAATGCATTATCTCGGCATATTAATAGTGACGAACGCATCATTACTTTAGAAGATGCGGCAGAACTGAAACTCCAGCAAGAACATGTTGTTCGATTAGAAACAAAGATGGCAGGGGTTGAAAGTAGCGGGCAAGTGACTATGCGTGATCTGATGATTAACACATTACGTATGCGTCCAGACCGCATTATTGTTGGGGAGTGTCGGGGGGGCGAAACCTTCGAGATGCTTCAAGCCATGAATACCGGACATGATGGCTCGATGACAACATTACACGCAAACTCACCCCGTGATGCGGTGGCTCGGCTCGAGAATATGGTCATGATGGCCGGATTGAATCTTCCTCTAGAATCAATAAGAAGGAACATTAGCTCAGCGGTCAATTTACTCATTCAAGCAAACCGCTTACACGACGGTTCTCGTAAAATAACCCATATTACAGAAATTATGGGGCTAGAAGGCGATACCATAATTTTACAAGATATCTTTACCTTCCAAATTGCTGAGTCTGTTAACGGGAAGGTTCAAGGTAAATTTGTAACGCCAGGTCTCTCAACGAGATCGAATGTTTATACTCGAGCGAAAATGCACTCTAAAGAAAATTATCTTAAGCAAATTTTTGGTTGA
- a CDS encoding type II secretion system F family protein: MKSISFTFIILSALFALMVFIRVKKTRHIFTKSADRKNTLKMLLGREFSTSDKPSFNEIFIKWINDRVESVKSVFVQDNLINFIKILTVPIIFVLVVQIININYLHFSSGPIVAALTPVSYFVWYKILLKKRKKEFEVDFTESISAINGAISSGRTFLQAMDDYSKGNDNKLAKEFGIITRKINFGDNPEVVFLESWKKYPYKEYYFFIVAILLNINSGGRLREVLSKLQRSLANNAAMEKKMMTLTSEMRMASKITGAIPFFFLVLLKFISEENFDFIFEDPRGNILLYYLLGSVATGALIIKFLMRKI, from the coding sequence ATGAAGAGTATATCCTTTACTTTTATTATTCTATCTGCTTTGTTTGCCTTAATGGTTTTTATTAGGGTAAAGAAAACTCGCCATATCTTTACTAAGAGTGCCGATAGAAAAAATACTCTTAAAATGCTACTGGGTAGAGAGTTTTCTACTTCTGATAAACCGTCTTTCAATGAAATTTTTATCAAGTGGATAAATGATAGAGTTGAAAGTGTTAAGTCTGTATTTGTTCAGGATAACTTAATAAATTTCATTAAAATATTAACTGTGCCCATTATTTTTGTATTGGTGGTACAAATAATTAATATCAATTATCTTCATTTTTCAAGTGGCCCCATAGTGGCCGCCCTCACACCCGTTAGCTATTTCGTTTGGTATAAGATACTACTAAAGAAAAGGAAGAAAGAGTTTGAGGTCGATTTCACCGAGTCTATTTCTGCCATCAATGGTGCTATCTCATCAGGGCGAACTTTTTTGCAAGCAATGGATGACTACAGTAAGGGTAACGACAATAAATTAGCTAAGGAATTTGGAATTATCACTCGTAAAATTAACTTTGGTGATAATCCAGAAGTGGTTTTTTTAGAATCTTGGAAAAAATACCCCTATAAAGAATATTATTTCTTTATCGTAGCAATATTATTAAATATTAATAGTGGGGGGCGGCTAAGAGAGGTACTAAGTAAGTTACAGCGCTCACTGGCTAATAATGCTGCTATGGAAAAGAAGATGATGACCCTGACCTCAGAAATGAGGATGGCATCGAAGATCACCGGGGCGATTCCCTTTTTTTTCCTGGTGTTACTGAAATTTATTAGTGAAGAAAACTTTGATTTTATCTTTGAGGACCCGAGAGGGAATATTTTGCTTTACTATCTCTTAGGGAGCGTTGCAACAGGAGCATTAATAATTAAATTTTTGATGAGGAAAATATGA
- a CDS encoding type II secretion system F family protein, with the protein MNIFILLFSIMVFVVVATFLFTKYRKSLINKSITLVDPNVQALKIQEHKEHYQTEAVLEQNSQTLSLYRRIDGSVVLKIMLALGLATISIIATYLLSWQMSSSDYVVTIILSMVITIILPSMLRAMFVKKKVRKLTAELPWMIDLLAVSIQCGMTPEQAFKFLATKMSGINPDFVPFLQRLVRRTEMSGLSNALYHFSQELPSTETRLFCSMLEQSLQYGSSLYEQFMELSKEIREIQLLATEENIGKLSAKMSVPLILFFMFPVVIIVAAPGIMRVFSNG; encoded by the coding sequence ATGAATATTTTCATACTGCTCTTTTCTATCATGGTGTTCGTAGTAGTCGCAACATTCTTGTTCACTAAATATAGAAAATCGTTGATTAACAAAAGTATTACCCTCGTTGATCCTAATGTCCAAGCCCTTAAAATCCAAGAGCATAAAGAGCATTATCAAACAGAGGCTGTGCTTGAACAAAACAGCCAAACGCTGAGTTTATATCGACGAATCGATGGTAGCGTTGTCTTAAAGATCATGCTCGCTTTAGGACTGGCCACTATCAGTATTATCGCGACATATTTATTATCTTGGCAGATGAGTAGCAGTGACTATGTTGTGACGATTATATTGAGCATGGTCATTACTATTATATTACCTAGCATGTTACGCGCGATGTTCGTAAAGAAAAAAGTAAGAAAATTGACTGCTGAGCTACCTTGGATGATCGATCTGCTCGCCGTCAGCATTCAATGTGGTATGACGCCTGAACAAGCCTTTAAGTTTCTCGCCACTAAGATGTCAGGGATTAATCCTGATTTTGTACCTTTTTTACAAAGGTTGGTTAGAAGGACTGAAATGAGTGGCCTAAGTAATGCGCTCTACCACTTCAGTCAGGAGCTTCCCTCCACTGAAACACGTCTTTTCTGTTCCATGTTAGAGCAGAGTTTACAATATGGTTCCTCGCTATATGAACAATTCATGGAGCTTTCAAAAGAAATCCGTGAGATTCAACTTCTGGCAACTGAAGAAAATATTGGGAAATTATCTGCAAAGATGAGTGTGCCATTAATTCTCTTCTTTATGTTTCCCGTTGTCATTATCGTCGCCGCACCAGGCATTATGAGGGTTTTTTCAAATGGTTAA
- a CDS encoding tetratricopeptide repeat protein, translating to MVKSVRNPLLGLAVILLLTSCSGSDHSTGSYKNNTSTANEQLLLKVKNYSGLIKMKREELKKSNNNKVRYDLANYYYLSQDYRSSMFYLKPLLSTGASSEVYLLQAKNLSELGEYKKSLSFIDIALSKTPNNAEALNVKGVIQAQMGDLDNALVSFTRARSGYKQEEDVVNNMAMVYIAQKKYTEAVQLLLPIYLRGYNNSQLERNLVFALAKSGDLRYAKDIIKKRGFSKHPDLLATDLFNVQTF from the coding sequence ATGGTTAAATCAGTGCGCAACCCATTGTTAGGTCTAGCCGTTATTTTATTGTTAACCAGTTGTTCTGGCAGCGATCATTCAACGGGTTCATATAAAAATAATACTTCAACTGCTAATGAACAACTTCTACTCAAAGTCAAAAATTACTCTGGCTTGATAAAAATGAAACGTGAGGAGTTAAAGAAATCGAATAACAATAAGGTCCGTTACGATTTAGCTAATTACTATTATTTATCCCAAGATTACCGTTCTTCGATGTTCTATTTAAAACCATTGCTTTCAACTGGTGCCTCTTCAGAGGTTTATTTGTTGCAAGCGAAAAACCTATCTGAATTAGGTGAGTACAAAAAATCTCTCAGCTTTATTGATATTGCATTGAGTAAAACACCAAACAATGCTGAAGCACTGAATGTAAAAGGGGTTATTCAAGCTCAAATGGGCGATCTTGATAACGCTTTAGTCTCATTTACTCGAGCAAGATCAGGATATAAGCAAGAAGAGGATGTCGTGAACAATATGGCGATGGTATATATTGCGCAAAAAAAATATACCGAAGCAGTACAATTACTATTACCTATTTATTTGCGGGGCTATAATAATTCACAACTCGAGCGTAATTTAGTCTTTGCGCTAGCGAAAAGTGGCGATCTACGTTACGCAAAAGATATTATAAAAAAACGTGGCTTCAGTAAGCACCCTGATTTGTTAGCAACGGATTTATTTAACGTTCAAACTTTTTGA
- the tadF gene encoding tight adherence pilus pseudopilin TadF — protein MKKRFFSLLIGNKGSVFIEAAFIFTFLSILTVGLLEYGTLLVLKSQVERVNYSIASVIRERSELYSKNDAFTTSEMKEIYELTKALTYHRYDKELCIRIESVHFKAQQKKVISHQQSENYGSSLCNKLNTTPISKKIEFSPLSSRNRWLPMYQVSLIIPTPAGSLNKLLKKVDALPETVSAHTLMLVR, from the coding sequence ATGAAAAAGAGATTCTTTTCATTACTTATTGGCAATAAAGGCAGTGTTTTTATTGAGGCAGCCTTTATTTTTACCTTTTTATCGATATTAACCGTGGGATTATTGGAGTATGGCACTCTATTAGTATTAAAAAGCCAGGTTGAAAGAGTAAATTACTCTATTGCCTCGGTGATTCGTGAAAGGAGTGAGTTGTACAGTAAAAATGATGCGTTTACCACGTCAGAAATGAAAGAGATTTATGAATTAACCAAAGCATTGACCTATCATCGTTATGACAAAGAACTTTGTATTCGGATTGAATCAGTTCATTTTAAAGCACAGCAAAAGAAAGTCATCAGCCATCAACAAAGCGAAAATTATGGCTCGTCGCTATGTAATAAACTGAATACTACGCCGATTAGTAAAAAAATTGAATTTTCACCTTTAAGCAGTCGAAACCGTTGGTTGCCGATGTATCAAGTCTCCTTAATTATCCCTACCCCAGCCGGGTCATTAAACAAGCTTTTGAAAAAAGTTGATGCGCTTCCTGAAACGGTTTCTGCTCACACATTAATGCTAGTGAGATAA